A genomic stretch from Natronomonas gomsonensis includes:
- a CDS encoding universal stress protein has protein sequence MYDQILFPTDGSDGENRALDHVLDIASSHGSTVHILNVADTTRDSLTRIQGEVVDVLEREGEDLLEEVAERAQERGVETVSTVVQGEPYRTIVEYADEYDIDLIVMPTHGRSGLQRLLLGSTTERVVRRAEVPVLTIRPDAAAEPHYPYRDVLVSTDGSEGATEALSVAADVATEAEAALYVLSAITYQSLGIDVRSDIQTAMLEESAEDIVEEATALAERAGVEEVHGAVEYGSSVHKAILSFLEEREVDLVVVGTHGRTGFDRYLLGSVAEALVRTSPVPVLTVRPPAAEDDE, from the coding sequence ATGTACGACCAAATCCTCTTTCCGACCGACGGAAGCGACGGGGAGAATCGCGCGCTCGACCACGTTCTCGACATCGCGTCGTCACACGGGTCGACGGTACACATCCTCAACGTAGCGGACACGACGCGGGATAGCCTCACGCGAATTCAGGGCGAGGTCGTCGACGTGCTCGAACGAGAAGGGGAGGACCTCCTCGAAGAGGTGGCTGAACGCGCCCAAGAGCGCGGTGTCGAGACAGTGTCGACCGTCGTTCAGGGTGAACCGTATCGCACCATCGTCGAATACGCCGACGAGTACGACATCGACCTCATCGTCATGCCGACGCACGGTCGCAGCGGCCTCCAGCGGTTGCTACTCGGGAGCACAACCGAACGCGTCGTCAGGCGTGCCGAGGTTCCCGTGCTCACGATTCGACCCGATGCCGCGGCCGAACCCCACTACCCGTATCGAGACGTGTTGGTTTCCACCGACGGCAGCGAGGGGGCGACCGAAGCGCTCTCGGTTGCGGCCGACGTGGCGACCGAGGCCGAGGCCGCCCTGTACGTCCTGTCGGCCATCACCTACCAGTCACTCGGTATCGACGTCCGAAGCGACATTCAGACCGCAATGCTGGAGGAAAGCGCCGAGGACATCGTCGAGGAGGCGACGGCACTCGCGGAACGCGCGGGCGTCGAGGAGGTACACGGCGCCGTCGAGTACGGGTCGTCGGTCCACAAGGCCATCCTCTCGTTTCTCGAAGAACGGGAGGTCGACCTCGTCGTTGTCGGCACCCACGGCCGGACCGGTTTCGACCGATATCTCCTCGGAAGCGTCGCCGAGGCGCTGG
- a CDS encoding site-specific integrase, translating into MDLRRPAQKEPPRIPVPTLREILEAVTHIRDWLVIGSQLKLGLRASELCNLQLQDINLDHDELNRFYPDLGTHPEVSDRPNAVYVATREERDKNKSRNPRVLPLDEELQSAVTRYLLTRPDSGAPWVILSHTTHSQVSQEYVNSTWRDVFRPEYDETAEHRAVTSHFGRHRFTTYWRVEQDLNRELVKYMRGDTPQDASNGGRDAIDEYLHTYYEDIESIYRERIFSLGLNDPTTPGY; encoded by the coding sequence ATGGACCTGCGACGACCAGCACAGAAAGAGCCACCGCGTATTCCAGTCCCCACCCTCCGAGAAATACTCGAAGCAGTTACACACATTCGAGACTGGTTAGTTATCGGCTCACAGTTGAAACTCGGGCTCCGGGCCTCGGAGTTGTGTAATCTCCAACTCCAAGACATCAATCTGGATCATGACGAACTCAACCGATTCTATCCGGACTTGGGGACACATCCCGAAGTCTCGGACCGACCAAACGCAGTTTACGTTGCTACGCGTGAGGAACGGGACAAAAACAAATCGCGAAATCCACGTGTACTCCCTCTTGATGAAGAACTTCAGTCGGCCGTCACACGCTACTTGCTAACTCGACCTGATTCTGGTGCTCCCTGGGTAATCCTTTCACACACGACTCACAGCCAGGTTTCGCAAGAGTATGTAAATTCTACGTGGAGAGACGTATTCCGCCCCGAATACGATGAAACAGCGGAGCATCGAGCTGTGACAAGTCACTTCGGCCGACATCGGTTCACGACGTACTGGCGTGTCGAACAGGATCTGAACAGAGAACTCGTGAAATACATGCGCGGCGATACACCACAAGACGCCTCGAACGGTGGTCGAGACGCTATCGATGAATACCTTCACACGTACTACGAGGATATCGAGTCAATCTATCGGGAGCGGATATTCTCACTCGGTTTGAACGATCCGACTACTCCCGGATATTGA
- a CDS encoding universal stress protein has translation MRAVYATDLSDSIETAMSSRICLECLGRYGITEVHLLNVTSPNVTTGMPGSDIGEQTKAALERQRRLLEEEGFDVETNVVRGTPHRRINGLADKIKADLIIVGSRGKSPLRERFIGGTTRNVARTASRPLLVQRIAEEDDHHEVVNEHLFQRVLYATDFSENAEHAFEQFRYLDTPTQEATLLHVRPPERRSGSPGVEDAEEKLEALAERLREKGIEVTTMVREGEAVEEILAAEAEVQPTTVLMGSRGRSRIRRLLLGSTSESVTARANCNVLLVPPVGGR, from the coding sequence ATGCGAGCCGTATACGCAACCGACCTCTCCGATTCCATCGAGACGGCGATGAGTTCCCGAATCTGCCTCGAGTGTTTGGGCCGCTACGGGATAACCGAAGTCCACCTCCTCAACGTCACCAGTCCGAACGTGACGACGGGCATGCCGGGAAGCGACATCGGCGAGCAGACAAAAGCCGCCCTCGAACGGCAGCGCCGACTGCTCGAAGAGGAGGGATTCGACGTCGAAACCAACGTCGTCCGCGGGACGCCACACCGACGCATCAACGGGTTGGCCGACAAAATCAAGGCCGACCTGATTATCGTCGGCTCTCGCGGAAAGAGTCCCCTCCGAGAGCGCTTCATCGGCGGGACGACCCGCAACGTCGCCCGGACGGCAAGCCGGCCGCTTTTGGTCCAGCGCATCGCCGAGGAAGACGACCACCACGAAGTCGTCAACGAGCACCTCTTCCAGCGCGTGCTCTATGCGACGGACTTCTCGGAGAACGCCGAACACGCCTTCGAGCAGTTCCGGTACCTCGACACCCCGACCCAAGAGGCGACGCTGCTACACGTCCGCCCACCAGAGCGCCGAAGCGGCTCTCCGGGCGTCGAAGACGCCGAAGAGAAACTCGAAGCACTGGCCGAGCGACTGCGTGAGAAGGGCATCGAGGTGACGACGATGGTTCGCGAAGGCGAAGCCGTCGAGGAAATCCTCGCCGCCGAAGCGGAAGTCCAGCCAACGACCGTTCTCATGGGCTCTCGGGGCCGAAGCCGCATCCGACGGCTGCTGTTGGGGAGCACATCCGAATCCGTGACCGCCCGAGCGAACTGTAACGTCTTGCTCGTCCCGCCGGTCGGCGGGCGGTGA